The following proteins are encoded in a genomic region of Glycine soja cultivar W05 chromosome 17, ASM419377v2, whole genome shotgun sequence:
- the LOC114392993 gene encoding nod factor hydrolase protein 1-like — protein sequence MASLSMLRFLFLATLFVITATSSTNDVKAIYWLEQPLFPPSAINTSLFTHVYYAFLAPNNVTYKLHVSNSTATNLAKFTTTLGSTVATLISIGGANSNATLFSLIAANSAARATFINSTITLARTFGFHGVDLDWEFPRTASEMKNLGLLFKKWRAAIAAEAAATGREPLLLTAAVYFSVDYFLSETSSLRYPVGSINENLDWVNVMSYDLNGPWSNHTGPPAGLFNPKSNASVGYGLGSWIRGGVIPKKVVMGLPLYGRTWQLRDRSVHGIGAPTIGPVPGSDGVMALFQVLQFNKETGAKVVYDRETASVYSYSGSYWIGYDDPISVAVKVGFAQAFSLRGYFFWAAGLDTSDWKISTQALNAWMLCIRETGRMN from the exons ATGGCAAGCCTCAGCATGCTACGTTTTCTGTTTTTAGCAACTTTGTTTGTCATAACCGCCACAAGTTCCACAAATGACGTAAAAGCTATATACTGGCTCGAACAACCACTTTTCCCTCCTTCAGCCATAAACACATCACTCTTCACCCACGTCTACTACGCATTCCTTGCACCCAACAATGTCACCTACAAACTCCACGTTTCAAACTCCACAGCCACAAACCTCGCAAAGTTCACCACCACCCTTGGCTCCACCGTCGCCACCCTCATCTCCATCGGCGGCGCCAACTCCAACGCCACTCTCTTCTCTCTCATCGCCGCAAATTCCGCCGCGCGCGCCACCTTCATCAACTCCACCATCACCCTCGCACGCACCTTCGGGTTCCACGGCGTTGACCTAGATTGGGAGTTCCCTCGAACCGCGAGCGAGATGAAAAACCTCGGCCTGCTGTTCAAAAAGTGGCGCGCCGCAATAGCCGCCGAGGCCGCCGCCACGGGCCGGGAACCGCTTCTTCTCACCGCCGCAGTGTACTTCTCCGTCGATTACTTCTTATCCGAAACGTCGTCGTTGAGGTACCCGGTGGGTTCCATTAACGAGAATTTAGATTGGGTCAACGTTATGAGCTACGATCTAAATGGGCCCTGGAGTAACCATACTGGGCCTCCTGCTGGGCTTTTTAACCCGAAAAGTAATGCGAGTGTGGGTTACGGGTTAGGGTCGTGGATCCGGGGCGGGGTTATTCCGAAGAAGGTGGTGATGGGTTTGCCGCTATATGGGAGGACGTGGCAGTTACGTGACCGGAGTGTGCATGGAATCGGAGCTCCGACTATTGGACCGGTTCCTGGGTCGGATGGTGTCATGGCGTTATTTCAAGTGTTGCAGTTTAACAAAGAAACAGGTGCGAAAGTTGTATATGACAGGGAAACGGCGTCGGTTTATTCGTATAGTGGGAGTTACTGGATCGGGTACGATGACCCGATCTCGGTGGCGGTTAAGGTTGGGTTTGCTCAAGCTTTTTCGCTTCGTGGCTATTTCTTTTGGGCTGCTGGCCTCGACACTAGCGATTGGAAAATCTCAACACAAG CTCTGAATGCCTGGATGCTTTGCATAAGAGAGACCGGAAGAATGAACTGA
- the LOC114392616 gene encoding DCN1-like protein 5 codes for MPRPKRKAAPPITSSDVDSSLRTEPKKSTTKQFDRIDNLFESYANKSLGLIDPDGIEALCKDVHVDHTDVRMLILAWKLKAEKQGYFSKDEWRKGLKCLGADTLPKLRKAINGLKKEVTVPECFEDFYSYAFQYCLTEEKQRSIDIETICELLNVVLRSEFPTQVNLLTEYLKIQNDYRALNIDHWRNFYRFFKEVSLIDLRSYDSSQAWPVILDNFVDWLKEKEEKI; via the exons ATGCCTCGTCCCAAAAGAAAAGCTGCCCCACCAATCACTTCCTCTGATGTTGATTCTTCTCTTCGCACCG AACCAAAGAAATCAACTACAAAGCAATTTGATCGAATAGATAACTTATTTGAGTCATATGCAAATAAGTCATTGGGTTTAATTGA CCCAGACGGGATTGAAGCACTTTGTAAAGATGTGCATGTGGACCACACAGATGTTAGAATGCTCATACTTGCTTG GAAATTGAAAGCTGAAAAACAAGGTTATTTTTCCAAG GATGAGTGGCGAAAAGGGCTCAAATGTTTAGGGGCTGACACTCTTCCAAAATTAAGAAAGGCTATTAATGGACTGAAGAAAgag GTGACGGTACCAGAGTGCTTTGAGGATTTTTATTCCTATGCATTTCAATACTGTTTAACAG AAGAAAAGCAAAGGAGTATAGATATTGAGACCATCTGTGAGCTGTTGAATGTCGTTCTTAGATCTGAATTTCCTACTCAAGTCAATTTATTAACTGAGTATCTAAAG ATCCAGAACGATTACAGGGCACTAAACATAGATCACTGGAGAAATTTTTATCGGTTTTTTAAGGAG GTAAGCCTTATTGATCTTCGAAGTTATGACTCCAGTCAGGCATGGCCAGTGATCCTCGACAATTTTGTTGATtggttaaaagaaaaagaagagaaaatatag